A part of Roseitalea porphyridii genomic DNA contains:
- a CDS encoding AEC family transporter, producing MLAILQTILPVFILIGVGYGAIRTGYLKDDFADALNTFAVRIAVPVLLFRAMAGIDLGQAFLPPLLISFYTGVFFCFAAGIIVARRVFKRRPGEAVAVGFAGTFSNSVLLGLPIVERAYGEATMTMAFGIIALHAPLIYTVGMITMELMRRDGRTLGETLRRAGRSIIANPLMAGILAGLAVNASGLVLPEPLQASVDMLAAAAIPVALVGIGAALTRYRLTAALPETLTASAFSLIVHPAIAFVLSHYVFGLSSVAVHAAVALAAMPPGVNIYIFATLYDRAVNLAASTLLLATALSVVTISIWLYVVDTLLPL from the coding sequence ATGCTCGCCATTCTGCAGACCATTCTGCCCGTCTTCATCCTGATCGGGGTCGGCTATGGCGCGATCCGCACGGGCTATCTCAAGGATGATTTTGCCGATGCGCTGAACACGTTCGCGGTGCGGATCGCCGTGCCGGTGCTGCTGTTCCGCGCGATGGCCGGGATCGATCTCGGTCAGGCCTTTCTTCCGCCGCTGCTGATCAGCTTCTATACGGGCGTGTTCTTCTGCTTCGCCGCCGGCATCATCGTCGCACGCAGGGTCTTCAAGCGTCGGCCCGGCGAAGCCGTCGCCGTCGGTTTCGCCGGCACCTTCTCGAACTCGGTCCTGCTCGGGCTGCCGATCGTCGAGCGCGCCTATGGCGAAGCGACGATGACGATGGCGTTCGGCATCATCGCCCTGCACGCGCCGCTGATCTACACGGTCGGCATGATCACCATGGAACTGATGCGCCGCGACGGCCGGACGCTGGGCGAAACGCTGCGCAGGGCCGGCCGGTCGATCATCGCCAATCCGCTGATGGCCGGCATTCTGGCCGGCCTTGCCGTCAACGCATCGGGCCTTGTGCTGCCGGAACCGCTTCAGGCGAGCGTCGACATGCTGGCGGCGGCGGCGATTCCGGTCGCGCTGGTCGGGATCGGCGCGGCGCTGACCCGCTACAGGCTGACCGCCGCGCTGCCCGAGACGCTGACCGCGTCGGCCTTTTCGCTGATCGTCCATCCGGCGATCGCCTTCGTGCTCTCGCACTACGTCTTCGGCCTTTCGAGCGTCGCCGTGCATGCGGCCGTGGCGCTCGCCGCCATGCCGCCGGGGGTGAACATCTACATCTTCGCCACGCTCTATGACCGGGCGGTGAACCTGGCCGCCTCGACGCTGCTGCTCGCCACGGCGCTATCGGTGGTAACGATCTCGATCTGGCTCTACGTGGTGGACACGCTGCTGCCGCTTTGA
- the bchE gene encoding magnesium-protoporphyrin IX monomethyl ester anaerobic oxidative cyclase: MHVVLVHPNYHSGGAEIAGNWPPAWVAYLAGSLRKAGFDKVTFIDAMTNDIDDVDLGKRLADLQPDIVGTTAITPSIYVAENVLRIAQQVCPNAVRVLGGIHATFMYKQVLSEAPWVDVIVRGEGEEIFAELVTCIAEGRWPADREAIRGLAFIDGDEIIATPAAPTVKDLEAIDPDWSLLEWDKYIYVPLGVKVAIPNMARGCPFTCSFCSQWKFWRDYRVRDPNAVVDEIEKLVNDHGVGFFILADEEPTINRKKFIQFCEELIARGLPDKIKWGINTRVTDILRDEELLPLYRKAGLVHVSLGTEAAAQLKLDQFNKETKVEDNKRAIKLLRDADIFVEAQFIVGLDNETAETLEETYRMAWDWQPDLANWAMYTPWPFTPLFQELGDKVEVFDFSKYNFVTPIMKPQAMDRDELLDRVMNNYRRFYSKKALFHYPWRGTGFRRRYLLGCLKAFLKAGFQRKFYDLGKHNYWGPQSKGKVDFHFDDTRTIAKAQMDDWAAIHDKKIALAEARKRIETNEDGVPMACGGGTEQMEDYSGLPTSTRRPKRPPKVKLPTDEYQEPAQ; this comes from the coding sequence ATGCATGTCGTACTCGTCCACCCCAACTATCACTCGGGCGGGGCGGAGATCGCCGGCAACTGGCCGCCGGCCTGGGTCGCCTATCTGGCCGGCTCGCTGCGAAAGGCCGGTTTCGACAAGGTCACCTTCATCGACGCGATGACCAACGACATCGACGATGTCGACCTGGGCAAGCGCCTGGCCGACCTGCAGCCCGACATCGTCGGCACCACGGCGATCACCCCGTCGATCTACGTCGCCGAGAACGTGTTGAGGATTGCGCAGCAGGTCTGCCCGAACGCGGTGCGCGTGCTCGGCGGCATCCACGCCACCTTCATGTACAAGCAGGTGCTGTCCGAGGCGCCCTGGGTCGACGTGATCGTGCGCGGCGAGGGCGAGGAGATCTTCGCCGAACTGGTCACCTGCATCGCCGAAGGGCGCTGGCCGGCCGATCGCGAGGCGATCAGGGGCCTGGCCTTCATCGACGGCGACGAGATCATCGCGACGCCCGCCGCGCCCACCGTCAAGGATCTCGAGGCGATCGATCCGGACTGGTCGCTGCTCGAATGGGACAAGTACATCTACGTCCCGCTCGGCGTGAAGGTCGCGATCCCGAACATGGCGCGCGGTTGCCCCTTCACCTGTTCGTTCTGCTCGCAGTGGAAGTTCTGGCGCGATTACCGCGTGCGCGATCCCAATGCGGTGGTCGACGAGATCGAGAAGCTGGTCAACGATCACGGTGTCGGCTTCTTCATCCTCGCCGACGAGGAGCCGACCATCAACCGCAAGAAGTTCATCCAGTTCTGCGAGGAACTGATCGCGCGCGGCCTGCCCGACAAGATCAAGTGGGGCATCAACACGCGCGTCACCGACATTCTGCGCGACGAGGAGCTGCTGCCGCTCTACCGCAAGGCCGGCCTGGTGCACGTCTCGCTCGGCACCGAGGCGGCCGCCCAGCTCAAGCTCGACCAGTTCAACAAGGAGACCAAGGTCGAGGACAACAAGCGCGCGATCAAGCTGCTGCGCGATGCCGACATCTTCGTCGAGGCGCAGTTCATCGTCGGCCTCGACAACGAGACCGCCGAGACGCTCGAGGAAACCTACCGCATGGCTTGGGACTGGCAGCCCGACCTTGCCAACTGGGCCATGTACACGCCCTGGCCGTTCACGCCGCTGTTCCAGGAGCTGGGCGACAAGGTCGAGGTGTTCGACTTCTCCAAGTACAATTTCGTCACCCCGATCATGAAGCCGCAGGCGATGGACCGCGATGAGCTTCTCGACCGGGTAATGAACAACTACCGGCGTTTCTATTCGAAGAAGGCGCTGTTCCACTATCCCTGGCGCGGCACCGGCTTCAGGCGACGCTATCTTCTGGGCTGCCTGAAGGCGTTCCTGAAAGCCGGCTTCCAGCGCAAGTTCTATGACCTGGGCAAGCACAATTATTGGGGCCCGCAATCGAAGGGGAAGGTCGACTTCCATTTCGACGACACGCGCACCATCGCCAAGGCGCAGATGGACGACTGGGCCGCGATCCACGACAAGAAGATCGCATTGGCCGAAGCCCGCAAGCGCATCGAGACAAACGAGGACGGCGTGCCGATGGCCTGCGGCGGCGGCACCGAGCAGATGGAGGACTATTCCGGCCTGCCGACCTCCACCCGTCGGCCCAAGCGCCCGCCGAAGGTCAAGCTGCCGACCGACGAGTACCAGGAGCCGGCCCAATAG
- a CDS encoding 4a-hydroxytetrahydrobiopterin dehydratase, with protein sequence MPKPCLTDEELTTALADLDGWTLEEGGKAITAGFKFADFPAAFGFMATCAPTAEKMDHHPEWSNVYNSVDVRLTTHDSGGVTELDIKLARAMNKAAG encoded by the coding sequence ATGCCCAAACCCTGCCTGACCGACGAGGAACTGACAACCGCGCTGGCCGATCTGGATGGCTGGACGCTTGAAGAGGGCGGCAAGGCGATCACGGCCGGCTTCAAGTTCGCCGATTTTCCGGCCGCGTTCGGCTTCATGGCGACGTGCGCGCCGACCGCCGAGAAGATGGACCATCATCCGGAATGGTCGAACGTCTACAACAGCGTTGACGTGCGCCTGACCACGCACGATTCGGGCGGCGTCACCGAACTCGACATCAAGCTGGCCAGGGCGATGAACAAGGCGGCCGGCTGA
- the rplS gene encoding 50S ribosomal protein L19 yields MDVIRQLEAEQAQKIADKRTFPDFSPGDTLRVQVRVTEGKRTRLQAFEGVCIARAGSGLNENFTVRKISYGEGVERVFPVFSPLVEQVEVVRRGKVRRAKLYYMRALRGKKARIAENTGVRARKLNEAERKALADERARIEAEKVAAAEALAAEKAAEEAAEAAKAAEGENADNNA; encoded by the coding sequence ATGGACGTGATCCGTCAACTCGAGGCCGAACAGGCCCAGAAGATCGCCGATAAACGCACCTTTCCCGATTTCTCGCCGGGCGACACGCTGCGCGTGCAGGTTCGCGTGACCGAAGGCAAGCGCACCCGTCTGCAGGCCTTCGAGGGCGTGTGCATCGCGCGCGCCGGCTCGGGCCTGAACGAGAACTTCACCGTGCGCAAGATTTCCTATGGCGAAGGCGTCGAGCGCGTGTTCCCCGTGTTCTCGCCGCTGGTCGAGCAGGTTGAAGTCGTCCGCCGCGGCAAGGTGCGCCGGGCCAAGCTCTATTACATGCGCGCGCTGCGCGGCAAGAAGGCCCGTATCGCCGAGAACACCGGCGTGCGCGCCCGCAAGCTGAACGAGGCCGAGCGCAAGGCGCTGGCCGACGAGCGTGCCCGCATCGAGGCCGAGAAGGTCGCCGCCGCCGAGGCGCTGGCCGCCGAAAAGGCAGCCGAGGAAGCGGCGGAAGCCGCAAAGGCGGCCGAAGGCGAGAACGCCGACAACAACGCGTAA
- the leuC gene encoding 3-isopropylmalate dehydratase large subunit, whose product MAAPRTLYDKIWDDHLVHDAEDGTSLIYIDRHLVHEVTSPQAFEGLRMAGRAVRQPEKTLAVVDHNVPTSPDRHEGIKNEESRIQVEALARNAADFGIEYYSESDRRQGIVHIVGPEQGFTLPGMTIVCGDSHTSTHGAFGALAHGIGTSEVEHVLATQTLIQSKAKNMLVEVNGTAPEGVTAKDIILAIIGQIGTAGGTGHVIEYAGEAIRALSMEGRMTVCNMSIEGGARAGMIAPDETTFAYIKDRPRAPKGAAWDMAMEYWKTLHTDEGARFDKIVTLDAADLPPIVSWGSSPEDVIAVDGVVPNPDDIEDANKRASKWRALDYMDLRPGTKITDIEIDRAFIGSCTNGRIEDLRAVAKVVEGKRVHERVDAMIVPGSGLVKAQAEAEGLDVIFKAAGFDWREPGCSMCLAMNDDRLKPGERCASTSNRNFEGRQGYKGRTHLVSPAMAAAAAIAGRFVDVRKL is encoded by the coding sequence ATGGCCGCGCCGCGCACGCTCTATGACAAGATCTGGGACGACCATCTGGTCCACGACGCCGAGGACGGCACGTCGCTGATCTACATCGACCGGCATCTGGTGCACGAGGTGACCAGCCCGCAGGCCTTCGAGGGTCTGCGCATGGCGGGCCGCGCCGTCCGGCAGCCCGAAAAGACGCTCGCCGTCGTCGACCACAACGTGCCCACTTCGCCCGACCGGCACGAGGGCATCAAGAACGAGGAAAGCCGCATCCAGGTCGAGGCGCTGGCCAGGAACGCCGCCGATTTCGGCATCGAGTACTATTCGGAAAGCGACCGCCGACAGGGCATCGTCCATATCGTCGGCCCCGAACAGGGCTTCACCCTGCCCGGCATGACGATCGTCTGCGGCGACAGTCATACCTCCACGCACGGCGCCTTCGGCGCGCTGGCGCACGGCATCGGCACGTCCGAGGTCGAACATGTCCTGGCGACGCAGACGCTGATCCAGTCCAAGGCGAAGAACATGCTGGTGGAGGTCAACGGCACCGCGCCCGAGGGCGTGACCGCCAAGGACATCATCCTCGCCATCATCGGTCAGATCGGCACCGCCGGCGGCACCGGCCATGTCATCGAATATGCGGGCGAGGCGATCCGCGCCCTGTCCATGGAAGGGCGCATGACGGTCTGCAACATGTCGATCGAGGGCGGCGCCCGCGCCGGCATGATCGCGCCCGACGAGACCACATTCGCCTACATCAAGGACCGGCCGCGCGCGCCCAAGGGCGCCGCCTGGGACATGGCGATGGAGTACTGGAAGACGCTCCACACCGACGAGGGCGCACGCTTCGACAAAATCGTCACACTCGACGCGGCCGATCTGCCGCCGATCGTCTCCTGGGGTTCGTCGCCCGAGGACGTCATCGCCGTCGATGGCGTCGTGCCCAACCCCGACGACATCGAGGACGCCAACAAGCGCGCCTCGAAATGGCGGGCGCTCGACTATATGGATCTCAGGCCCGGAACGAAGATCACCGACATCGAGATCGACCGCGCCTTCATCGGCTCGTGCACCAACGGCCGCATCGAGGATCTGCGCGCCGTCGCAAAGGTCGTCGAGGGCAAGCGCGTGCATGAGCGCGTCGACGCGATGATCGTGCCCGGCTCCGGGCTGGTCAAGGCGCAGGCCGAGGCCGAGGGGCTGGACGTCATCTTCAAGGCGGCCGGTTTCGACTGGCGCGAGCCGGGCTGCTCGATGTGCCTTGCCATGAACGATGACCGGCTCAAGCCCGGCGAGCGGTGCGCGTCGACCTCGAACCGGAACTTCGAGGGCCGGCAGGGCTACAAGGGCCGCACCCATCTGGTCTCGCCCGCCATGGCGGCGGCGGCGGCCATCGCCGGCCGCTTCGTCGACGTGCGCAAGCTCTGA
- the bchJ gene encoding bacteriochlorophyll 4-vinyl reductase encodes MSAMPDAGTLDARPFAGTAGDGMSAGRHTVGPNAIIQTRAALDEIVGIGRRRAIFGTSGHGAFADHDPDGMVEARIVNALNYEIAARLDPETAHAVIKRAGEMTGDYILANRIPKPAQWLLRRLPRALAQRLLMAAIARNAWTFAGHARIETGPDFIAIHENPICLGKVGFSSCVWHAAVFRRLFTTLVDPAITVHETECVGWGGEACRFEIVRP; translated from the coding sequence ATGAGCGCCATGCCCGACGCCGGAACCCTCGATGCACGCCCCTTCGCGGGCACCGCCGGCGACGGCATGAGCGCCGGCCGCCACACGGTCGGGCCGAACGCGATCATCCAGACGCGGGCCGCGCTCGACGAGATCGTCGGCATCGGTCGCCGCCGGGCGATCTTCGGGACGTCCGGCCATGGCGCCTTTGCCGACCACGATCCGGACGGCATGGTCGAGGCGCGCATCGTCAACGCCCTCAATTACGAGATCGCCGCCCGGCTCGACCCGGAGACCGCCCACGCCGTGATAAAACGGGCGGGCGAGATGACCGGCGATTACATCCTCGCCAATCGCATCCCGAAACCGGCGCAATGGCTGCTCAGGCGCTTGCCGCGCGCGTTGGCGCAACGCCTGCTGATGGCTGCGATCGCCAGGAACGCCTGGACGTTTGCCGGCCATGCCCGGATCGAGACTGGCCCTGACTTCATCGCCATTCACGAAAACCCGATCTGTCTGGGCAAGGTCGGCTTTTCGTCCTGCGTCTGGCACGCGGCGGTGTTCCGCCGGCTCTTCACCACGCTGGTGGACCCGGCCATCACCGTCCACGAGACCGAATGCGTCGGCTGGGGCGGCGAGGCCTGCCGGTTCGAGATCGTGCGGCCCTAG
- the rimM gene encoding ribosome maturation factor RimM (Essential for efficient processing of 16S rRNA) has protein sequence MNDKPTNPVLMGVIGAPHGVRGQVRVRSHTGDPLALGDYGPLFDTAGRRYEVADIRPAKGVVIVTFAGVTGRDAAEALGGTELFVDRSQLPDEELDEDEFFIEDLIGLTAVSADGAALGQVIAVHDFGGGDVIELRPERGGRTELYPFTRAVVPEIDLDAGRLTLVPPGEIFARPEEDETP, from the coding sequence ATGAACGACAAGCCGACCAATCCGGTCCTGATGGGCGTGATCGGCGCGCCGCACGGCGTGCGCGGACAGGTGCGGGTCCGGTCCCATACCGGCGATCCGCTGGCGCTGGGCGACTACGGCCCGCTTTTCGACACCGCCGGCCGCCGTTACGAGGTCGCCGACATCCGGCCGGCCAAGGGCGTCGTCATCGTCACCTTCGCAGGCGTGACGGGCCGCGATGCGGCCGAGGCGCTGGGTGGCACCGAACTGTTCGTCGACCGGAGCCAGCTTCCCGATGAAGAACTCGACGAGGACGAGTTCTTCATCGAGGACCTGATCGGGCTGACCGCCGTGAGCGCGGACGGCGCTGCGCTCGGCCAGGTCATCGCCGTGCACGATTTCGGCGGCGGCGACGTGATCGAACTCAGGCCCGAACGCGGCGGCCGCACCGAACTCTACCCGTTCACACGCGCCGTCGTGCCCGAGATCGACCTCGACGCGGGCAGGCTGACGCTGGTCCCGCCCGGCGAAATCTTCGCAAGGCCCGAAGAGGACGAAACGCCGTGA
- a CDS encoding GGDEF domain-containing protein, whose product MELTTAGIVASLGVLFGLNFIGLFVAAYALDRTSGHIVWYLAATVAFIVSGVAFLLSSLTPLTAPFLIIDDLFTGAGFALLGVGFARAFALDIPWRAMAAWMSVGLVLVPALALIGELALTRLIPVSVWHAVAPTVIGLVLWRAPEGRTIMRVLGAFVLVAALAVLVRPAFSVLITANPALDHARQVEIYGALVSIPFLVAMFGIAAGVFFHVMSDLAHGYRNASITDALTGLLNRRGFLDAAAEQIATPAHLIMVDIDRFKTINDGHGHDAGDRVLVAVAAIIARAAPRPHLSGRLGGEEFAIIAQRTETATARALAQSLRSAIAIELDGVVAEGVSVTASLGVAPIVDRDVASALIDADRALYAAKRAGRNAVRTAPDQVASPERRRGSRAG is encoded by the coding sequence GTGGAACTGACAACCGCCGGCATTGTCGCGTCACTGGGTGTGCTGTTCGGCCTGAACTTCATCGGGCTGTTCGTGGCCGCCTACGCGCTCGACCGCACGTCGGGCCACATCGTCTGGTATCTGGCGGCGACGGTCGCCTTCATCGTCAGCGGCGTGGCGTTCCTGCTGTCGAGCCTGACGCCGTTGACCGCGCCCTTCCTGATCATCGACGATCTGTTCACGGGGGCCGGCTTCGCCCTGCTCGGCGTCGGTTTCGCACGCGCCTTCGCGCTCGATATACCGTGGCGCGCGATGGCGGCCTGGATGTCCGTCGGGCTCGTGCTCGTTCCCGCCCTCGCCCTGATCGGCGAGCTGGCGCTGACGCGCCTTATCCCGGTCAGCGTGTGGCATGCCGTCGCGCCGACCGTGATCGGCCTTGTCCTTTGGCGGGCGCCCGAGGGACGCACGATCATGCGGGTGCTCGGCGCCTTCGTGCTGGTCGCGGCGCTTGCGGTGCTGGTGCGGCCCGCCTTTTCGGTGCTGATCACGGCCAACCCCGCGCTCGACCACGCCCGCCAGGTCGAGATCTACGGCGCGCTCGTCTCGATACCCTTCCTGGTCGCCATGTTCGGCATCGCCGCCGGCGTGTTCTTCCACGTGATGAGCGATCTCGCGCACGGCTACCGGAACGCCTCGATCACCGACGCGCTCACCGGTCTGCTCAATCGGCGCGGCTTCCTCGATGCGGCCGCCGAGCAGATCGCCACGCCCGCGCACCTGATCATGGTCGACATCGACCGGTTCAAGACGATCAATGACGGCCACGGCCATGACGCCGGCGACCGGGTGCTCGTCGCCGTCGCCGCGATCATCGCCCGCGCCGCGCCGCGGCCGCACCTGAGCGGCCGGCTCGGCGGCGAGGAGTTCGCGATCATCGCCCAGCGCACCGAAACGGCGACGGCAAGGGCACTGGCGCAGTCTCTGCGCAGCGCGATCGCGATCGAACTGGACGGGGTGGTTGCCGAAGGGGTCTCCGTCACCGCCAGCCTGGGCGTCGCGCCGATCGTCGACCGCGATGTCGCATCGGCCCTGATCGACGCCGACCGGGCGCTCTATGCGGCCAAGCGCGCCGGCCGCAACGCCGTGCGCACGGCACCCGATCAGGTCGCCTCCCCCGAGCGCCGGCGTGGCAGCCGGGCCGGATGA
- a CDS encoding amino acid ABC transporter permease → MLPPEPSRPSPERDFPWWLVAIVVIGVVLAVVIATNDLYTQVFRTVSRGVQITVFVTLVGFAMASLVGLVFALMALSNSLILRQVSRFYVEVIRGVPIIVLLFYIAFVGAPALVVAINWLTWPLQQMGLSEPWQVRDISLLWRAVLALMIGYSAFIAEVFRAGILAVDKGQIEAAEALGLSRFQRFRFIVFPQAIKTILPPLGNDFVAMVKDSSLVSVLGVADITQMGKVYASGSFRFFETYSIVAYIYLILTISLSIGLRQLEKRLRRSQKG, encoded by the coding sequence ATGCTGCCGCCCGAGCCGTCGCGACCGTCACCCGAACGCGACTTTCCCTGGTGGCTGGTGGCGATCGTCGTCATCGGCGTCGTTCTGGCCGTCGTCATCGCCACCAACGACCTCTACACGCAGGTCTTCCGCACGGTTTCGCGCGGCGTTCAGATCACCGTCTTCGTCACGCTGGTCGGCTTCGCCATGGCAAGCCTGGTCGGCCTCGTCTTCGCGCTGATGGCGCTTTCGAACTCGCTGATCCTGCGCCAGGTCTCGCGCTTCTACGTCGAGGTCATCCGCGGCGTGCCGATCATCGTTCTGCTGTTCTACATCGCCTTCGTCGGCGCGCCGGCGCTGGTCGTCGCCATCAACTGGCTGACCTGGCCGCTGCAGCAGATGGGGCTTTCCGAGCCCTGGCAGGTGCGCGACATCTCGCTTCTGTGGCGTGCGGTCCTGGCGCTGATGATCGGCTATTCGGCCTTCATCGCCGAAGTCTTCCGCGCGGGTATCCTCGCCGTCGACAAGGGCCAGATCGAGGCGGCCGAGGCGCTCGGCCTGTCGCGCTTCCAGCGCTTCCGCTTCATCGTCTTCCCGCAGGCGATCAAGACGATCCTGCCGCCGCTCGGCAACGATTTCGTCGCCATGGTCAAGGATTCCTCGCTCGTCTCGGTGCTCGGCGTCGCCGACATCACGCAGATGGGCAAGGTCTACGCGTCCGGTTCCTTCCGCTTCTTCGAGACCTATTCGATCGTCGCCTACATCTACCTGATCCTGACGATCTCGCTGTCGATCGGCCTGCGGCAACTCGAAAAGCGGCTCAGACGCAGCCAGAAGGGATAG
- a CDS encoding YkvA family protein: MDDVKIGEILEPGSEEEQGRREKRVRNRFWPKVKRYARMIPFIDEVVAGYYCAMDPETPPRVRGILLAALAYFILPLDSIPDFLIGFGFGDDIAVLTAAFAAVRGNITEAHRAAARKALAEEDIRTGDGGEDDSPIIDGEATRG, encoded by the coding sequence ATGGACGATGTGAAGATCGGCGAGATACTCGAGCCGGGCAGCGAGGAAGAGCAGGGCAGGCGCGAAAAGCGCGTGCGCAACCGGTTCTGGCCGAAGGTCAAGCGCTATGCGCGCATGATCCCGTTCATCGACGAGGTCGTCGCGGGCTACTATTGCGCGATGGATCCGGAGACGCCGCCGCGTGTTCGCGGCATCCTTCTGGCGGCGCTCGCCTATTTCATTCTGCCCCTCGACTCCATTCCCGACTTCCTTATCGGCTTCGGCTTCGGCGACGACATCGCCGTGCTGACGGCGGCGTTCGCGGCCGTGCGCGGCAACATCACCGAGGCGCATCGGGCGGCCGCCCGCAAAGCGCTTGCCGAAGAGGACATCAGGACCGGCGATGGCGGCGAGGACGACTCGCCGATCATCGACGGCGAGGCGACGCGCGGCTGA
- the trmD gene encoding tRNA (guanosine(37)-N1)-methyltransferase TrmD gives MTFRASVLTLYPDMFPGTLGQALAGKALADGLWSLEVTQIRDFATDRHRSVDDTPAGGGAGMVLRADILARAIDHVSPADDPRPRLLMSPRGRPFDQAMARDLAAGPGAVIVCGRFEGVDERVIEARGLTEVSIGDYVLSGGEVAAQIVLDAAIRLLPGVMGNQVSGETESFETGLLEHPHYTRPAEWEGRSIPEVLTSGNHARIEAWRRERAEALTRERRPDLWAAYTAKKPPPER, from the coding sequence GTGACCTTCCGCGCTTCGGTGCTGACCCTTTACCCGGACATGTTTCCGGGCACGCTCGGGCAGGCGCTGGCCGGCAAGGCGCTGGCCGACGGGCTGTGGTCGCTCGAGGTCACCCAGATCCGCGATTTCGCCACCGACCGGCACCGCAGCGTCGACGACACGCCGGCCGGTGGCGGCGCCGGCATGGTGCTGCGCGCCGACATCCTTGCCCGCGCGATCGACCATGTTTCGCCGGCCGATGACCCGCGCCCGCGCCTTCTGATGAGCCCGCGCGGCCGGCCGTTCGACCAGGCGATGGCCCGCGATCTCGCCGCCGGCCCCGGCGCCGTGATCGTCTGCGGCCGCTTCGAGGGAGTCGACGAGCGGGTCATCGAAGCCCGAGGCCTGACCGAGGTTTCGATCGGCGATTATGTGCTGTCGGGCGGCGAGGTCGCCGCCCAGATCGTGCTCGACGCGGCCATCCGCCTGCTGCCGGGCGTCATGGGCAACCAGGTGTCGGGTGAGACCGAAAGCTTCGAGACCGGCCTGCTCGAGCACCCGCACTACACGCGGCCGGCCGAATGGGAGGGCCGTTCGATCCCCGAGGTCCTGACCTCCGGCAATCATGCACGCATCGAGGCGTGGCGCCGGGAACGGGCCGAGGCGCTGACGCGCGAGCGGCGGCCCGATCTGTGGGCGGCATACACGGCCAAAAAACCGCCGCCGGAGAGGTGA
- a CDS encoding transporter substrate-binding domain-containing protein yields MPRARLAPVLAAAAALVTVTAAAAQDLPDLEGRTITVVTENAYPPLQFLDPETGEQIGWEYDAMAEIAERLNAEIEYQNISWDAMIQAVSDGQYDIGMTGITIREDRAEKVDFSDKYMTSEMFMLVRGDEDRFNDAESFAADENLLVGAQPGTTPFYVAVYDVLDGDEGNARIKLFETFGAGVQALRTGDVDMVLTDGTAGQGYVDASDGALKLVGEPLGTEDFGFIFPKGSDLVEPVNAAIASMEADGTLDALNRKWFLEYKLGQ; encoded by the coding sequence ATGCCGAGAGCCCGTCTCGCCCCCGTTCTGGCGGCCGCCGCCGCCCTCGTGACCGTCACCGCCGCCGCCGCGCAGGACCTGCCCGATCTTGAAGGGCGCACGATCACCGTGGTCACCGAGAATGCCTACCCGCCGCTGCAGTTCCTCGACCCGGAAACCGGCGAGCAGATCGGCTGGGAATATGACGCCATGGCCGAGATCGCCGAGCGCCTGAACGCCGAGATCGAGTACCAGAACATCTCTTGGGACGCGATGATCCAGGCGGTTTCCGACGGCCAGTACGATATCGGCATGACCGGCATCACCATCCGCGAGGACCGTGCCGAGAAAGTCGACTTCTCGGACAAATACATGACCAGCGAGATGTTCATGCTGGTGCGCGGCGACGAGGATCGCTTCAACGACGCCGAGAGCTTTGCCGCCGACGAGAACCTCCTTGTCGGCGCCCAGCCCGGCACGACGCCGTTCTATGTCGCGGTTTACGACGTGCTCGACGGCGACGAGGGCAATGCGCGCATCAAGCTGTTCGAGACCTTCGGCGCTGGCGTGCAGGCGCTGCGCACCGGCGATGTCGACATGGTGCTGACCGACGGCACTGCCGGCCAGGGCTATGTCGATGCTTCCGACGGCGCACTGAAACTCGTCGGCGAACCGCTCGGCACCGAGGATTTCGGCTTCATCTTCCCCAAGGGCTCCGACCTGGTCGAGCCGGTCAATGCCGCCATCGCCTCGATGGAAGCGGACGGCACGCTCGATGCGCTCAACCGGAAGTGGTTCCTCGAATACAAGCTGGGACAGTAG